A genomic segment from uncultured Desulfuromonas sp. encodes:
- a CDS encoding D-alanine--D-alanine ligase: protein MKDKQQRVGVIMGGISAEREVSLRTGAAIVNALEERDYQVVAIDADKTLPARLVEAKVDVAFLAVHGRYGEDGTIQGLLEMMQIPYTGSGVLASALAIDKAVAKRMVRQDGVVTPEAALVDESCDIDAFVAECGHFPQVVKPVREGSTLGIAIAKDGDELKQAIEQARRYDHRVLVETYIAGREVTVSVMNGRALSIIEVVPDSGFYDYTAKYTAGKTRYLVPAPLPETQYRAIQQAAETSYASLGCRGAARVDFMVTEDEFYFLEVNTIPGMTETSLLPKAAADCGMDFAMLVEEILDDASLDR from the coding sequence ATGAAAGATAAGCAGCAACGGGTCGGGGTCATTATGGGCGGAATCTCCGCGGAACGGGAAGTATCGTTGCGCACTGGAGCCGCCATTGTTAACGCTCTTGAGGAGCGAGACTATCAAGTCGTCGCCATTGATGCCGATAAAACACTCCCCGCACGACTGGTTGAGGCGAAGGTGGACGTGGCTTTTCTTGCTGTCCATGGCCGTTACGGGGAAGACGGTACGATTCAGGGGTTGTTGGAGATGATGCAAATTCCCTATACCGGCAGCGGTGTTCTCGCCTCGGCATTGGCCATTGACAAGGCCGTGGCCAAGCGAATGGTTCGTCAGGATGGTGTCGTCACTCCTGAAGCGGCATTGGTGGATGAGTCCTGTGACATCGACGCATTTGTTGCCGAGTGTGGGCATTTTCCCCAGGTGGTGAAACCGGTGCGCGAGGGGTCTACCCTGGGAATTGCCATCGCAAAAGATGGCGATGAGCTCAAACAGGCGATTGAGCAGGCGCGTCGTTATGATCATCGGGTGTTGGTAGAAACGTATATTGCGGGTCGCGAAGTGACGGTCTCCGTGATGAACGGTCGCGCCCTGTCGATTATTGAAGTGGTTCCCGACTCCGGTTTTTATGACTATACCGCCAAATATACGGCGGGTAAGACCCGGTATCTGGTTCCGGCACCACTGCCCGAAACACAGTATCGCGCGATTCAACAGGCGGCGGAAACCAGTTACGCCAGTCTGGGCTGCCGCGGGGCTGCACGGGTCGACTTTATGGTTACGGAAGATGAGTTTTACTTTCTTGAGGTCAATACCATTCCCGGAATGACGGAAACCAGCCTGTTGCCCAAGGCGGCGGCTGATTGCGGTATGGATTTTGCAATGCTGGTAGAGGAAATTCTCGACGACGCGTCTCTCGACCGCTAA
- the murC gene encoding UDP-N-acetylmuramate--L-alanine ligase: MYGKIKRIHFVGIGGIGMSGIAEVLLNLGYDVSGSDLRESELTRRLETLGGRVCYGHAAEHVRDAQVVVTSTAVSADNPEVVEAHRLLVPVIPRAEMLAELMRLKYGIAVAGTHGKTTTTSMVATLLSHGGIDPTAVVGGRLNALGSNAKLGQGEFMVVEADESDGSFLKLSPTIAVVTNIDEDHLDYYSGMDEIRAVFLDFINKIPFYGLAVLCLDDPNIQTLLPQVQKRYVTYGLTPQADFSATEIEHRGGGTEFTVHYRQEKLGRIRLEMPGRHNVLNALASLAVARELDIPLKTISEGFESFAGVQRRFQIKLDDEVMVVDDYGHHPAEIKATLAAARNGWDRRVVVVFQPHRYSRTKALFDEFVTAFYQADVLLVMDVYAAGEQPIEGVCGEDLAKAIGGHGHRQVTYCDSDEKVVEQVLELLKPDDIVITLGAGSVWRVGETLIEHLTRV, encoded by the coding sequence ATGTACGGAAAAATCAAGCGAATTCATTTTGTCGGCATTGGCGGTATCGGCATGAGCGGCATTGCTGAAGTGTTGCTCAACCTGGGTTATGACGTGTCCGGTTCGGATCTGCGTGAAAGTGAGCTGACGCGCCGCCTCGAAACGTTAGGCGGTCGCGTGTGCTACGGCCATGCGGCAGAGCATGTCCGCGATGCTCAGGTGGTGGTCACCAGTACTGCGGTGTCCGCGGACAACCCTGAAGTGGTTGAAGCCCATCGTTTGTTGGTGCCGGTGATCCCCCGCGCCGAGATGTTGGCTGAACTGATGCGTCTCAAATACGGCATTGCCGTCGCCGGAACCCACGGTAAGACAACCACCACCAGCATGGTGGCGACATTGCTTTCCCACGGCGGTATTGATCCGACAGCGGTGGTCGGCGGTCGTCTCAATGCTCTCGGCTCCAATGCCAAGCTGGGCCAGGGCGAATTCATGGTGGTTGAAGCGGATGAGTCGGACGGTTCTTTTCTCAAGTTGTCACCAACAATTGCCGTAGTCACCAACATTGATGAGGACCATCTCGACTATTATTCCGGCATGGACGAAATTCGGGCGGTGTTCCTCGATTTTATCAACAAGATCCCATTTTACGGACTGGCGGTGCTGTGTCTTGACGATCCGAATATCCAGACGTTGCTGCCGCAGGTGCAAAAGCGCTACGTCACTTACGGACTGACCCCTCAGGCCGATTTCAGTGCCACGGAGATCGAACACCGCGGTGGCGGCACGGAATTTACGGTTCACTACCGTCAGGAAAAATTGGGCCGTATTCGCCTTGAAATGCCGGGTCGGCATAACGTGCTCAATGCACTGGCCTCCTTGGCCGTTGCGCGGGAACTCGACATCCCGTTAAAAACCATCAGCGAAGGGTTTGAATCGTTTGCCGGTGTGCAGCGCCGTTTTCAGATCAAACTTGATGATGAGGTGATGGTGGTTGACGATTACGGTCATCATCCAGCTGAGATTAAGGCGACCCTGGCTGCGGCCCGCAATGGCTGGGATCGCCGCGTGGTGGTGGTTTTTCAGCCCCATCGCTACAGCCGTACCAAGGCGTTGTTCGACGAGTTTGTAACCGCCTTTTATCAGGCCGATGTGCTGTTGGTCATGGATGTCTATGCTGCGGGTGAACAGCCGATTGAGGGTGTGTGTGGTGAGGATCTCGCTAAAGCGATCGGCGGACATGGCCATCGGCAGGTGACCTATTGTGACAGTGACGAAAAAGTCGTTGAACAGGTGCTGGAACTCCTCAAGCCCGACGATATCGTCATCACCTTGGGGGCCGGGTCGGTTTGGCGCGTGGGGGAAACCCTGATTGAGCATCTGACACGTGTATGA
- the murB gene encoding UDP-N-acetylmuramate dehydrogenase, with amino-acid sequence MSDDWRILLKHRFSDDCLFDEPLARLTTWKVGGPAQCLVRPRHEEDLHFLSTVIQAHGLPWWILGGGSNVLISDRGLPGLVIQLTHWSEIIDQGHDRLMVGGGCPLSRLVGFTVEHGLGGVEELAGIPGSVGGAVAGNAGAAGQQIGQQVVNALVWTPERCGVVSRWSAEECEFDYRHSALIPDHVLINVTLQLEARSVDALQQRKAEMIAHRRQAHKVGGPNAGSVFRNPQGGQAWRLIDDCGLRGAQVGPAQVSTQHTNFIVNTGGATADEIYQLINKVQSTVAQEKGVLLRPEVRLLGTFGDVDER; translated from the coding sequence ATGAGTGACGACTGGCGGATTCTCCTCAAGCATCGTTTTTCCGATGACTGCCTGTTCGATGAGCCTCTGGCTCGCTTGACGACCTGGAAGGTGGGAGGGCCGGCACAGTGTCTGGTTCGACCCCGGCACGAGGAGGACCTGCACTTTCTTTCAACCGTGATCCAGGCGCATGGACTCCCCTGGTGGATTCTTGGCGGCGGCAGCAATGTGCTGATTTCGGATCGTGGTCTGCCGGGTCTCGTCATTCAGTTGACCCATTGGTCTGAGATCATTGATCAGGGTCATGACCGTTTGATGGTTGGCGGCGGGTGCCCCCTGTCGCGGTTGGTGGGTTTTACGGTCGAGCACGGTCTTGGCGGTGTCGAGGAATTGGCGGGTATCCCCGGCAGTGTCGGTGGTGCCGTTGCAGGCAATGCCGGTGCCGCGGGCCAACAGATTGGTCAGCAGGTGGTCAATGCTCTGGTGTGGACGCCAGAGCGGTGTGGGGTGGTTTCGCGCTGGTCCGCTGAAGAGTGTGAGTTCGACTATCGCCACAGTGCGTTGATCCCGGATCATGTGCTGATCAATGTGACGCTGCAACTGGAAGCACGATCTGTTGACGCGTTGCAACAGCGTAAGGCCGAGATGATCGCCCATCGCCGTCAAGCGCACAAGGTCGGTGGCCCTAACGCTGGCTCGGTATTCCGTAATCCGCAGGGGGGGCAGGCCTGGCGACTGATTGATGACTGCGGTTTGCGCGGTGCTCAGGTTGGCCCGGCGCAAGTTTCGACGCAACATACGAATTTTATAGTAAATACCGGTGGTGCAACCGCCGATGAGATCTATCAATTAATCAACAAGGTGCAGTCAACAGTCGCTCAAGAAAAAGGCGTGCTGTTGCGACCGGAAGTGCGCCTGCTGGGAACGTTTGGAGATGTTGATGAAAGATAA